A single Candidatus Binatia bacterium DNA region contains:
- a CDS encoding LLM class flavin-dependent oxidoreductase yields MVHDIEINSAAHYPAAGVIDLVELAEKVGFGAFWKGESNSTDPMVLLSAAASRTKTIKLGTAIYHIYGRSPVTLGIQSATLQDLSGGRLLLGLGVANKSIAGWHGGVFDRPLRRAREYIDIVRKVAAGERVEYEGEIYQTGKRFQLSWKPSHPNLPIYLAGLGPQMTKLVGKISDGVFINMATPAKIREIAARVREGAKEAGRDPAKIEIIAKCRVSLNPDRALARSKLRQVLTFYNIADHYSDMLKGLGFEAEVNAIQSAFQKGGFKAAMAALTDDYMDKLPVVPGTSIGEIKDKLVQFKEAGATRLVTPYVPVTEPVVEDARRFLEAWGRS; encoded by the coding sequence ATGGTTCATGACATCGAGATAAATTCCGCCGCGCACTATCCGGCGGCCGGCGTCATCGATCTGGTCGAGCTGGCCGAGAAGGTCGGCTTCGGTGCTTTTTGGAAGGGCGAGTCGAACAGCACCGACCCGATGGTGCTTCTCTCCGCCGCCGCGAGCCGGACGAAGACCATCAAGCTCGGCACGGCGATCTACCATATATACGGCAGGAGCCCTGTGACTCTCGGAATTCAATCCGCCACGCTGCAAGATCTCTCCGGTGGCAGGCTGCTGCTCGGGCTCGGCGTCGCGAACAAGAGCATCGCGGGCTGGCACGGCGGCGTGTTCGACCGCCCGCTCAGGCGCGCGCGCGAGTACATCGACATCGTCCGTAAAGTCGCCGCGGGCGAGCGCGTCGAATACGAGGGAGAAATTTACCAGACGGGAAAGCGCTTCCAATTATCCTGGAAACCCTCACACCCGAACTTGCCGATCTACCTCGCCGGGCTCGGGCCGCAGATGACGAAGCTCGTCGGAAAAATTTCCGACGGCGTCTTCATCAACATGGCGACGCCGGCGAAAATCCGCGAGATCGCCGCGCGTGTGCGCGAAGGCGCGAAAGAGGCGGGCCGCGATCCGGCGAAGATCGAGATCATCGCCAAGTGCCGGGTCTCGCTCAACCCCGACCGCGCGCTGGCACGCTCCAAGCTCCGGCAGGTGCTGACGTTTTATAACATCGCGGACCATTACAGCGACATGCTCAAAGGATTAGGCTTTGAGGCGGAGGTGAACGCGATTCAAAGCGCGTTTCAAAAGGGCGGCTTCAAGGCAGCGATGGCGGCGTTGACCGACGACTACATGGACAAGCTTCCCGTCGTGCCGGGAACTTCGATCGGGGAAATCAAAGACAAACTGGTCCAGTTCAAAGAGGCGGGCGCGACGCGCCTCGTCACTCCCTACGTGCCCGTCACCGAGCCGGTGGTGGAAGACGCGAGAAGGTTTTTAGAAGCGTGGGGGCGCTCATAA